A portion of the Spirochaetota bacterium genome contains these proteins:
- a CDS encoding HD domain-containing protein, whose product MRKILKNDLENLLEISIELSKTQNLKTLLDKIIFNGRKITNCDAGTIYLLEENKLKFFITQSDFLLKKYGEKEFKNLFDPFDLLINEKSVAGYCALTQKSLNIKDVNNLDKKYPFKYNNAWDLKTGYTTKSMLVIPLIHSEIGLVGVLQLINALDEEGNIIEFSHRFEKILNVLASYAAIIIYNTKLHTKLKESYFDTVIKLAIASEYRDKETFEHLYRISFFTYELGKLINLPEEELEELKFASMMHDIGKIGIPDSILLKPGKFDEREKKIMESHTLIGANILRGSNSSLLKKAAKISLTHHEKWNGHGYPLGLKGYEIPLEGRIVSICDVFDALSSKRVYKDSFPIENVINMMKDLKGKDFDPILLETFLNNIEVILKKYEIEKNFIEYQIIEYIEPEKLLEIRNEFSKKIL is encoded by the coding sequence ATGAGAAAAATTTTAAAAAATGACCTTGAGAATTTACTTGAGATTTCTATAGAATTATCAAAAACTCAAAACTTAAAAACTCTCTTAGATAAAATTATTTTTAATGGGAGAAAAATAACTAATTGTGATGCAGGAACAATATATTTACTAGAAGAAAATAAATTAAAATTTTTTATTACACAATCAGATTTTTTATTAAAAAAATATGGAGAAAAAGAATTTAAAAATTTATTTGATCCATTTGACCTTTTAATAAATGAAAAATCAGTTGCAGGTTATTGTGCTTTAACTCAAAAATCATTAAATATAAAAGATGTAAATAATTTAGATAAAAAATACCCCTTTAAGTATAACAATGCTTGGGATTTAAAAACCGGATATACAACAAAATCAATGTTAGTAATTCCTTTAATTCATTCTGAAATAGGACTTGTTGGTGTTCTTCAACTCATTAATGCACTTGATGAAGAGGGAAATATAATCGAATTTTCACATAGATTTGAAAAAATTTTAAATGTTTTAGCATCTTATGCTGCTATTATAATTTATAATACAAAACTCCATACAAAATTAAAGGAATCTTATTTTGATACTGTAATCAAACTTGCTATAGCATCAGAATATAGAGATAAAGAGACATTTGAACACCTTTATAGAATAAGTTTTTTCACATATGAACTCGGAAAGTTAATCAATTTACCAGAAGAAGAACTAGAAGAACTTAAATTTGCTTCTATGATGCATGATATTGGTAAGATTGGAATTCCAGATTCTATTTTATTAAAACCAGGCAAATTTGATGAGAGAGAAAAAAAAATTATGGAATCTCATACTTTAATTGGAGCTAATATATTAAGGGGATCAAATTCTAGTTTATTAAAAAAAGCTGCCAAAATTTCACTTACTCACCATGAAAAATGGAATGGTCATGGTTATCCACTTGGTTTAAAAGGTTATGAAATACCTCTTGAAGGGAGAATAGTCTCAATTTGTGATGTTTTTGATGCCTTATCATCAAAAAGAGTCTATAAAGATTCTTTTCCTATTGAAAATGTTATAAATATGATGAAGGATTTAAAAGGCAAAGATTTTGATCCAATTCTACTAGAAACATTTTTAAATAATATAGAAGTTATATTAAAAAAATATGAAATAGAAAAAAATTTTATTGAATATCAAATCATAGAATATATTGAACCTGAAAAATTATTAGAAATAAGAAACGAATTTTCTAAAAAAATTTTATAA
- a CDS encoding 16S rRNA (uracil(1498)-N(3))-methyltransferase → MRHIFLNKIEGEYFILDGEKFHHIYNVLRIRKTGENINVIFNNKKFETIIEKINKDHLKLKIIKSEEIYDELPNIDIIIANIDFEKIKLIVEKLSEIGIKKIYLYKSLYSQINKFTENKIEKLKKICCLACEQSGNFFLPQIIQLENIDKFIKNEGNKYNLKFILNEKINYEKNRDLFLEYIKKSNNSNNPIENIVYIVGPEGGFCNEEIEYFKKNYFLEVNLGKNILRSETAAISFGFLLKYLFSK, encoded by the coding sequence ATGAGACACATATTTTTAAATAAAATAGAAGGTGAATATTTTATCCTTGACGGTGAAAAGTTTCATCATATTTATAATGTTTTAAGAATAAGGAAGACTGGAGAAAATATTAATGTAATCTTTAATAATAAGAAATTTGAAACAATTATTGAGAAAATCAACAAAGACCATTTAAAATTAAAAATTATAAAATCTGAAGAAATTTATGATGAATTACCAAATATAGATATAATTATTGCAAATATTGATTTTGAAAAAATAAAATTAATTGTTGAAAAACTTTCTGAAATAGGAATAAAAAAAATTTATCTATATAAATCACTTTATTCTCAAATAAATAAATTCACTGAAAATAAAATTGAAAAATTAAAAAAAATTTGTTGCCTTGCATGTGAACAATCCGGTAATTTTTTCTTACCGCAAATTATACAATTAGAAAATATAGATAAATTTATAAAAAATGAAGGAAATAAATATAACTTAAAATTTATTCTAAATGAAAAAATAAATTATGAAAAAAATAGAGATTTATTTCTAGAATATATTAAAAAGTCAAATAATAGTAACAATCCAATAGAAAATATTGTATACATTGTAGGACCAGAAGGTGGATTTTGTAATGAAGAAATTGAGTACTTCAAAAAAAATTATTTTTTAGAAGTAAATCTAGGGAAAAATATTTTAAGATCAGAAACAGCAGCCATCTCATTTGGTTTTTTGTTAAAATATCTATTTTCAAAATAA
- the groL gene encoding chaperonin GroEL (60 kDa chaperone family; promotes refolding of misfolded polypeptides especially under stressful conditions; forms two stacked rings of heptamers to form a barrel-shaped 14mer; ends can be capped by GroES; misfolded proteins enter the barrel where they are refolded when GroES binds): protein MAKQILFDEEARKKIVNGVTKLASTVKVTLGPKGRNVLIEKKFGAPTVTNDGVTIAKEIDLEDSFENIGAQLVKEVATKTNDVAGDGTTTATVIAEAIIKEGMKNIVAGSNPIKIKRGIDKAVNEIVKEIKAKAKPITNKDEIAQVAAISANNDEEIGKLIAEAMDKVGKDGVITVEESKSLETHLEVVEGMQFDRGYVSAYMVTNSDTMTAELDDPFILIYDKKITSMRELIHLLEDVARTGKPLLIIAEDLEGEALATLVVNKLRGTLITVGVKAPGFGDRRKAMLEDIAILTGGTVISEDLGMKLENATLEHLGRAKRVKVDKENTTIVEGAGDPKKIKDRIAAIKKEIELSTSEYDKEKLQERLAKLAGGVAVINVGAPTEVELKEKKARVEDALSATRAAIEEGIVPGGGVTLILASKVLDKLELPEEEMIGVNIVKKAIEAPIRQIATNAGYEGAIIVEKAKTVKWGEGFNAAKGEWTDMFKEGIIDPAKVTRSALQNAASAAGMLLTTEAVVCEIPEKEKNQGPGANPGMGGGYDMY from the coding sequence ATGGCAAAACAAATACTTTTTGATGAAGAAGCTAGAAAAAAAATAGTTAATGGTGTAACAAAGTTAGCATCAACTGTAAAAGTTACTTTAGGACCTAAAGGTAGAAATGTTTTAATTGAGAAAAAATTTGGTGCACCAACTGTAACAAATGATGGTGTAACAATTGCTAAAGAAATTGATCTTGAAGATTCTTTTGAAAATATTGGTGCACAACTTGTTAAAGAAGTTGCTACTAAAACAAACGATGTTGCCGGTGATGGTACTACAACTGCTACAGTTATTGCTGAAGCTATAATTAAAGAAGGTATGAAAAATATTGTAGCTGGATCAAACCCTATTAAAATTAAGAGAGGTATTGATAAAGCAGTTAATGAAATAGTAAAAGAAATTAAAGCTAAAGCTAAACCTATAACTAATAAAGATGAAATAGCTCAAGTTGCTGCAATTTCAGCAAATAATGATGAAGAAATTGGTAAATTAATTGCTGAAGCTATGGATAAAGTTGGTAAAGATGGAGTTATTACAGTTGAGGAATCAAAATCACTTGAAACTCATCTTGAAGTTGTTGAAGGTATGCAATTTGACAGAGGTTATGTTTCAGCTTATATGGTAACTAATTCAGATACAATGACAGCTGAACTTGATGATCCTTTTATCTTAATTTATGATAAAAAAATCACTTCAATGAGAGAACTTATACATTTACTTGAAGATGTTGCTAGAACAGGAAAACCATTATTAATTATTGCTGAAGATTTAGAAGGTGAAGCACTAGCAACACTTGTTGTAAATAAATTAAGAGGAACATTAATAACTGTAGGAGTTAAAGCTCCTGGTTTTGGTGATAGAAGAAAAGCTATGCTTGAAGATATAGCTATTTTAACTGGTGGTACAGTTATTTCAGAAGATTTAGGTATGAAACTTGAAAATGCAACACTTGAACACCTTGGTAGAGCAAAAAGAGTAAAAGTTGATAAAGAAAATACAACAATTGTAGAAGGAGCAGGGGATCCAAAGAAAATTAAAGATAGAATTGCTGCAATTAAAAAAGAAATAGAGCTTTCAACATCTGAATATGACAAAGAAAAATTACAGGAAAGACTTGCTAAACTTGCAGGTGGTGTAGCAGTTATAAATGTTGGTGCTCCAACTGAAGTTGAATTAAAAGAAAAGAAAGCGAGAGTTGAAGATGCTCTTTCTGCAACTAGAGCTGCTATTGAAGAAGGAATTGTTCCAGGAGGTGGAGTAACATTAATACTTGCTTCAAAAGTTTTAGACAAACTTGAACTTCCTGAAGAGGAGATGATCGGAGTAAATATAGTTAAGAAAGCTATAGAAGCTCCTATAAGACAGATTGCTACAAACGCAGGATATGAGGGTGCTATAATTGTTGAAAAAGCTAAAACTGTTAAATGGGGCGAAGGTTTTAATGCTGCTAAAGGTGAATGGACTGATATGTTTAAAGAAGGTATTATAGATCCAGCGAAAGTAACAAGATCTGCTTTACAGAATGCTGCTTCTGCTGCTGGTATGCTTCTTACAACTGAAGCTGTTGTTTGTGAAATACCTGAAAAGGAAAAAAATCAAGGCCCAGGAGCAAACCCAGGAATGGGTGGTGGTTATGATATGTATTAA